The Mytilus edulis chromosome 12, xbMytEdul2.2, whole genome shotgun sequence genome contains a region encoding:
- the LOC139498943 gene encoding uncharacterized protein isoform X1, whose amino-acid sequence MNDPYVEEAISSISGNEINSNATNHKFCTLNGGNFIIGKHEHKILPIFSRKYTLDQGTARQDSVESETPTNNGKYSDTVSKENDVNLTPLPRRGILKNQTSEPALINVESESPKLPRHAKSDGELNSRVPKYRLHFPNFKRRRDSSQEFVNAAFEPDETVPKDFKFRDLVEHALRQQNDEFLHPFGRSNLYTSVFLGEKTNSDTNGSKLAFWGILLLVLLGISGGIIFMAEMHEIENSQNSTSNGTGPSTAG is encoded by the exons ATGAATGATCCATATGTCGAAGAGGCAATTAGCAGCATTTCAGGAAACGAAATTAATTCAAATGCTACAAATCATAAATTTTGCACTCTTAATGGCGGGAATTTTATCATTGGGAAGCATGAACACAAAATACTTCCTATATTCTCACGAAAATATACCCTTGATCAGGGCACCGCTCGGCAAGATTCTGTAGAAAGTGAAACGCCAACAAACAATGGGAAGTATAGTGATACTGTTTCGAAAGAAAATGATGTGAATTTAACACCCTTACCCAGGCGTGGCATTCTGAAAAATCAGACTTCCGAGCCAGCGTTAATAAATGTTGAATCCGAAAGTCCGAAACTACCAAGACATGCAAAATCAGACGGGGAATTGAATTCAAGGGTTCCGAAATATCGTCTTCATTTTCCAAACTTTAAACGGCGTAGAGAC TCCTCACAAGAATTTGTCAATGCAGCATTCGAACCAGACGAAACAGTTCCGAAAGACTTTAAATTCCGGGATCTTGTTGAGCATGCGCTAAGACAGCAAAATGACGAATTTTTACATCCATTTGGACGCAGTAATCTTTACACATCAGTATTTCTAGGAGAAAAAACTAATTCTGATACCAATGGATCCAAACTTGCATTTTGGGGAATACTTTTATTGGTGCTTCTGGGAATAAGCGGTGGAATTATTTTCATGGCAG AAATGCACGAGATAGAAAACTCACAAAATAGCACATCAAACGGCACAGGGCCATCTACAGCTGGGTAA
- the LOC139498943 gene encoding uncharacterized protein isoform X2 — MGSRANLIVSSQEFVNAAFEPDETVPKDFKFRDLVEHALRQQNDEFLHPFGRSNLYTSVFLGEKTNSDTNGSKLAFWGILLLVLLGISGGIIFMAEMHEIENSQNSTSNGTGPSTAG; from the exons ATGGGATCGAGGGCAAACTTGATAGTG TCCTCACAAGAATTTGTCAATGCAGCATTCGAACCAGACGAAACAGTTCCGAAAGACTTTAAATTCCGGGATCTTGTTGAGCATGCGCTAAGACAGCAAAATGACGAATTTTTACATCCATTTGGACGCAGTAATCTTTACACATCAGTATTTCTAGGAGAAAAAACTAATTCTGATACCAATGGATCCAAACTTGCATTTTGGGGAATACTTTTATTGGTGCTTCTGGGAATAAGCGGTGGAATTATTTTCATGGCAG AAATGCACGAGATAGAAAACTCACAAAATAGCACATCAAACGGCACAGGGCCATCTACAGCTGGGTAA